The sequence aaaaatcatgggATTAGGATTCCTCAGGAAAGAAAGACTAAAGGCCTCAGAAATTAACCTGAGATGGGCAAATACAAGGGTCTAGATCCTAGGATCCTAacatttaattgagaataaATGTAGTTATTCTTTTAGGACATACAAAATAATTGTATATAATCTAAACTACATCCATACAGTAAAATAGGAATGACTTAAGACAGAAACAATATGAAAGAATTTATAGCAGACTCAAAGGCTAAATGTTTCTGGTGCCACACATTCAATGAATATTGTCAATGGTATTGCCACACATTGTAATGTAATACTCTCTGAgagtattacattacattacattattacattgcattacatttagcagacacttcttgaccaaagtgacttacatacagtatgtcagctatattacgggatcacattgtccccggagcaacttggggttaagtgccttactcaagggcacaacggtggaagccgggaattgaaccgacaactttcaggctactgcacgctagcctagctccttaaccactacacttgTGAACACAGACTTATTTTCACAGCATTCTGCTGTCACCTAGTGTAGTGGCTGGTGCAAACTATGAATAAACCATGAATAAATACACTTAACAATCTTTAAAAAACACAactttcttgttctctctctttctccagtcAATCACATTGTACTGAGGGCACTACACATTAGAAGAGGTAAAAAAACATGCAGAGCGACAGCTTTCCAacttaaaggtatactatgcagtttcaggtatttttgccgactgtagagctccccctTGTATCAcggtatatttatatattttttttactctgCCATTGTAAATAGCCTTCTTCTCGTGGcttgttccccctgtacacaatgaaaatgcaaggtaatgtttcacaattCTCGCGAGATTTCTTCGGGTCGACTATTctggaagttgcatggctggttctctCGTTAGCGACTCACTACGGCtatgctgtatggctatgctatgttcgtttaccatcaaattggcttcataaaggttatattaaggtgaaaatcttgcatagtgtacttTTAAGAACCAACCAGCAGCTCTGACAGAATCCCAATCTGTTCCCTCACACTGCACAGTGCCGAGCATCAGAACTTGTTCATATTGAGGGGACGTTTAGTGAAATACAAGGCTAGATGGAGAGGCCCGGGCTGTCAACACAGATGGGACCTCAATTACCATCAGCTGGCCATAACAAGAtctatggtcttttgggccccccaccgtcgacttcaaagcagcgctgcctggaaggcactattGTTATgcaagggttaaggttagggttagggttaagattaaggttaaggttagggttagggttaagattaaggttagggttaggtgccttgaagtcgacggtgacAGCACTGCCAAAAGACCATAACAAGGCTCCTGTCCCCTTCAACATGGCTGCCATTTGCCATTCACACTCTCCTTCCACAGTGACAGCAACATGAGTGATGGACTCTTTCCTCACCTCTATGCACACATCCACTGCTTAAATGGTCTTTAATCATTGGCCAGAGTGCCCAAGTGACTAGATGAGGACTAGCACAGATGTCCTTATTCAGTTGAGTGAGTGAAAGGGTGACAGTTGGGAGGGAAGAAGTAGCCGACTGACACACCATTTGACAGCTCAGTTTTTACTAGTGACTGCGATGCAGAAATACAGACCAGATTTGTTTGTATTGCTAATCAACAGGCTATTACAGGCTGtactactactatactactactactattactactactattaatgataatactactactactactactacgactaataataataataataatacaatatgCTTGTCTGATCTTTATTTTTGCCTGCACATGTACTGTAGTTTATGTGATGCGTTATGTCCTCCTTCTCTGCTGTGCCCTAGGCCTACCTGGGTAGTTGTTGACAAAGCCTTGGTAGATTTGGGAGAGCTCATCTGCGGTGATGTGGCGCTCTGGGTTAGGTGAGGATTTGAAGTCCAGGTCATATTTCCCCTCACAGTAGAACTCTGAGGCCGCCACGTCCATCCCAATGACCACCTTGTCAGTGAATCCTGCCTGCTCTATGGCTGTCTTCAGCAACTCCAGAGCTGGGTGAGACACAGAATAGCACAGATAAAATAGCACAACAAAACAGCATCAAGAAGATGTGTACTTGCACATGAGGTGAAGATGTAGCCTGGGGAAACCCAGATGAATCTGTCAGCCCATTAGAGTTTCCTCTAGTTCCGTCTGGCAATTCTTTAATTCACAGCAATTTTCAAAATCACCAAGAACCCAGGAACCAAAATGATGCGGATGTTTTTTCTTTGAAACAGAGTAAACAACAGCAGGAAAGATGTGTTTGCACTTTGGAAAGGATTCGGTATGTACCAATTTACGTTTCATTTCACCGCTGGTTCCACCCTTGGAAATTGGAGGTGAATCAACGATGTCCAGACCAATTCTCAACTGAGAATAGGCCTGGTGTTACCGAGGCTGGTGAAGATGATGTTTTTGTATACAGTTCACAAtttaatatttgtcatttaccaagcgaagagagagaggcacctctagcatgcctgccctgccctgtctCTTACCCTCGCTGTTCTCCAGTATGTTGGGGGCAAAGCCCCCCTCGTCTCCCACGTTGATGGCATCCTGGCCGTACTTCTCACGTATGACCACCTTCAGGGTGTGGTATAGCTCCGTCCCGATGCGGAGAGCCTCGCGAAATGACTCCGCTCCAACAGGAAGTACCATGAACTCCTGCATAGCTAGTTTGTTTCCTGCATGGGAGCCTCCATTTATAACATTAAATGCCTGAAAAAACAATTGAAACCATAAGTTATAATGAGAAACTCTCTCAACAGAGCTGTAAATTATCAGATAAAAGCTTTTAATTTGAATGATCTGGACAGAATCAGATGTGTCAACAGTGTTATTCAGTGTCATGCTTGAAGCGCAGCTCAAATAAAGACAAGCACAGGAGGTTTTATATCTTACAGGAACTGGAAGAACCAGGTCTGTGTTTCCTGCCAAGTCAGCTATATGGCGGTACAGGGGGACACCTTTCTGTGCTGCACCAGCTTTGCATATGGCCAGAGAGACACCTAAAATAGCATTGGCTCCGAACTTAGCTAAGAAGGAGAAGTTGGAGAAAGGGAATATAGTAACACAGTGAAACTTAAAACAGATAAAACAACCCAATGGGAACTGTTTATGACAGATATGATGGATATTATGTCAACTTTTATTTTCAACATCTCATAAATAATGTATGGCTTGGACATTAAGGTACCTTGAGTGAAAAAATACTGCAATCTGTTATACAATTAATGGAGAattccggcgatttttcacacAGAAAACTAGagctagagctgccaggcagctacagtgctacactctgggggcatgaacatgggggttAATGAACAtgtccccagagtgtagcattgtagctgcctggcagttCGAACTGCTGGCtacagcaactcgagctaggtagaagaaccgattgtttttttttgttttgtttcattccgacagtactcggtgacctcgagaaacagagatttaTGTGGAAAAATCGCTGGAATTCTCTTTTAAATTTCATACTTTCATACTTTCTGTTCAAGGCCAAGGGGTATTTTGGCCAAGAGGTATAAAGCACACttctcagatgtgtgtgtattggtactTTCTGTTAAAAGCATCAGTTTTCACTACTCACATTTGTTGTCCGTGCCGTCCATCTCGATCATCATGTTGTCCAGTTTGCCCTGCTCCTCTACACTGATGCCCTGTAGGCCACAACTCATTAGAAAATCAGGCGCTCACAGAGGGCACTTGTACAATCTAGCTGTGGAaattaaactaaaaaaaaaaactatttcagaaGCTTCAGGCGAGGTAAAACTAATCTAATTGTGTCTCACAACAAAACATCCATTGGATATACACTTCAGTCTGGTTTGTAAGAGCATATTAACTTAATCGCATATTAGCTTAATTAGATATGAAATCTAGGTAAAGAATCATGTAAATGGCGTGTTTATTGAACTTACTGATTGGACAAGGGCTGGTGCTATGGTGTCATTGATATGCCCAACGGCCTTGAGAACTCCTGAAGCAAACAAAGAAGTGAATAAGGAGGGAAAGATATACTTTGCCCAAGCAGTGAGTGGATCACTCTACCAAGCAATGAGAGGCTACCAAGCAATGAGTGGATCACTCTGCCAAGCAATGAGTGGATCACTCTACCAAGCAATGAGAGGCTACCAAGCAATGAGTGGATCACTCTACCAAGCAGTGAGTGGGTCATTCTACCAAGCAGTGAGTGAGTCATTCTACCAAGCAGTGAGTGGGTCATTCTACCAAGCAGTGAGTCATTCTACCAAGCAGTGAGAGGGTCATTCTACCAAGCAATGAGAGGCTACCAAGCAATGAGTGGATCACTCTACCAAGCAATGAGTGGATCACTCTACCAAGCAATGAGTGGATCACTCTACCAGGCAATGAGTGGATCACTCTACCAGGCAGTGAGTGGATCACTCTACCAAGCAATGAGTGGATCACTCTACCAGGCAATGAGTGGATCACTCTACCAGGCAGTGAGTGGATCACTCTACCAAGCAATGAGTGGATCACTCTACCAGGCAATGAGTGGATCACTCTACCAGGCAGTGAGTGACTGTCTCTCGGATCTGGTGGGGATCTACACTGGATCAGCTTCAGAGTCGGCTAAAGTTACTGTGTGACAGTGGGTGCAgagtgtgtgcgttgtgtgtgccTTGCGTGTGCATTGCTTGTGGTATGCGTAACATTTACATGAACAGTTCTAGCCATGCCTGTGGCATATGTCAGTGGTCTAACCTGTTAACATCGGTCAAATGAAAACAGACAGGTAACACAGCCTCCATGCAAACGGAACTCATCTAGTGTGAAATAGGCGTACCAAACATCAACCGGATAGCTACTTACTCTGGCGCTGGTCTAGACCTGATCTGGTGCTGGATCCTCCGGATCACCTCCATTGGCACCGGATCAGGGCCAGAACCATTCCAGAGTCAGCTGCTATCTGGGCATGTGACCTCTGCACTCTGACCTTTGCCCTTGAAGCGGCTCTTGTCACCATCTCTGAGCTCCAGAGCCTCGTAGATTCCTGTGGACGCTCCGCTCGGCACTGCTGCCCTGAAGAGACCTGCAAGTGCatggaatagtgtgtgtgtgtgtgtgtgtgtgtgtgtgtgtgtgtgtgtgtgtgtgtgtgtgtgtgtgtgtgtgtgtgtgtgtgcgtgcgtgcgtgggagtggtgcgtgcgtgcgtgcgtgcgtgcgtgtgtgtgtgtgcgtgcgtgcgtgtgtgcgtgcgtgcgtgcgtgcgtgcgtgcgtgatgtgtgcgtgtgagtgtgtgcgtgtgagtgtgtgtgtgtgtgtgtgtgtgtgtgtgagtgtgtgtgtgtgtgcgtgcgtgcgtgcgtgtgtgaatgtgtgtgtgtgtgtgtttgtgtgcgtgcgtgcgtgcgtgcgtgcgtgcgtgcgtgcgtgagtgtgtgcgtgagtgtgagtgtgtgtgtgtgtgcgtgtgcgtgtgcgtgtgcgtgtgcgtgtgagtgtgagtgtgcgtgtgatgtgtgtgtgtgtgtgtgtgtgtgtgtgtgtgtgtgtgtgtgtgtgtgatatgtgtgtgtgtgtgtgtgtgtgtgtgtgtgtgtgtgagtgtgtgtgtgtgtgtgtgtgtgagtgtgtgagtgtgtgtgtgtgtgtgtgagtgtgtgagtgtgtgtgtgtgcgtgtgcgtgtgcgtgtgcgtgtgagtgtgcgtgtgcgtgtgatgtgtgtgtgtgtgtgtgtgtgtgtgtgtgtgtgtgtgtgtgagtgtgtgtgtgtgtgtgtgtgtgtgtgtgtgtgtgtgtgtaacaaacacgagtcaaaatcacaaaacacCAGACCCTTGGATATTTTTCTCTTTTGTCAACATGAAATGCTTGGACTGCCATTCCAATTCATCTCGGAGTATTAGCTAATGAATGCTTCAACATCCCACCAATCAGCAAATGGGACCTCATTTCCTGCCCCGCTGCCAGGACAGAACCATTGAAGTCAGTTTGATACATCAGATGTCCAGAAGGAAGTCCATTAGTCTCATTGAACAGAAACCCTTTATGACATTTATATGACTTTCATTGACAGTGTTACTGTCGACTGGGTTATTGATCGCATGGCCTGGCACCTTTCTCAGTTTGTAGGTCCACCTCTACTGTTGGGTTTCCCCTGGAATCCAGGATCTCCCTGGCCACAATGCTCACTATAGCCATCCTACAAAtgacatataaatacacacacacacacacacacacacacacacacacacacacacaaaacaagcaaattaCTTGTGAATTACCGAATGTACTGAGGAAAACAACCTATGATATGTACACATTACCTGACAAGCTGTCATTTTCATTTAAAAGGCCAGGGGTTTATAAAGATGGAATACCTAATATTTACACAACCGACTTCAATCAAAACACATTCTCTGTGTACATAACATGAAAGTGACAGAttgtgctaacacacacacacacacacacacacacacacacacacacacacacacacacacacacacacacttccttttcACACCAGTCATGGCTGTGTGCAATGAAAGGGAGggtgtgagatggagagagcagtGAAAGATGTTGATATTGAGGGAATGGAATGAGACATGGTGTGGGATCACTCAATTATTAAACCTCACATTGACCAAAAATGCCAACTCAGAAAGGGCACATTACTGGAAAGCTGTGCATGAAACGCTGTGAAAGCaacagaaacagagaaacaggagaGGAATGAGCCCTGTGAGCCAATATTCAGAGAGCAAAAAGGAAAAGCCTGGAATCAGTGGCAATCACGGGGGTGACAGATGCATGGAGCT is a genomic window of Alosa sapidissima isolate fAloSap1 chromosome 10, fAloSap1.pri, whole genome shotgun sequence containing:
- the LOC121720777 gene encoding gamma-enolase-like — translated: MAIVSIVAREILDSRGNPTVEVDLQTEKGLFRAAVPSGASTGIYEALELRDGDKSRFKGKGVLKAVGHINDTIAPALVQSGISVEEQGKLDNMMIEMDGTDNKSKFGANAILGVSLAICKAGAAQKGVPLYRHIADLAGNTDLVLPVPAFNVINGGSHAGNKLAMQEFMVLPVGAESFREALRIGTELYHTLKVVIREKYGQDAINVGDEGGFAPNILENSEALELLKTAIEQAGFTDKVVIGMDVAASEFYCEGKYDLDFKSSPNPERHITADELSQIYQGFVNNYPVVSIEDPFDQDDWPAWSQLTSAVGIQIVGDDLTVTNPRRIQRAIEERACNCLLLKVNQIGSVTEAIKACKLAQENGWGVMVSHRSGETEDTFIADLVVGLCTGQIKTGAPCRSERLAKYNQLMRIEEELGDQARFAGHNFRNPSAI